In a single window of the Flavobacterium sp. W4I14 genome:
- a CDS encoding small subunit ribosomal protein S7 (product_source=KO:K02992; cath_funfam=1.10.455.10; cog=COG0049; ko=KO:K02992; pfam=PF00177; superfamily=47973; tigrfam=TIGR01029) has translation MRKSKPKKRIILPDPKFNDVQVTRFVNNMMYDGKKSIAYSIFYDAVEIAEKKAGENGLEIFKRALTNIMPAVEVKSRRVGGANFQVPTEVRPERKTALGMKWLILYARKRGEKTMKEKLAGEIVAAAKGEGAAVKKKEDTHKMAEANKAFSHFRF, from the coding sequence ATGAGAAAGTCAAAACCAAAAAAGAGAATTATTCTTCCTGATCCAAAATTTAATGATGTTCAGGTAACTCGTTTTGTAAACAATATGATGTACGATGGAAAAAAATCTATCGCTTATTCAATTTTTTACGATGCTGTTGAAATTGCTGAGAAAAAAGCAGGTGAAAACGGTTTAGAGATCTTTAAACGTGCTTTAACTAACATTATGCCAGCTGTAGAGGTTAAATCTCGTCGTGTTGGTGGTGCTAACTTCCAGGTTCCAACTGAGGTTAGACCAGAGCGTAAAACAGCTTTAGGTATGAAATGGTTAATTTTATACGCTCGTAAACGTGGCGAAAAAACCATGAAAGAGAAATTAGCTGGTGAAATCGTAGCTGCTGCTAAAGGTGAAGGTGCTGCTGTTAAGAAAAAAGAAGATACGCACAAAATGGCTGAGGCTAACAAAGCGTTCTCTCACTTCAGATTCTAA
- a CDS encoding elongation factor G (product_source=KO:K02355; cath_funfam=2.40.30.10,3.30.230.10,3.30.70.870,3.40.50.300; cog=COG0480; ko=KO:K02355; pfam=PF00009,PF00679,PF03144,PF03764,PF14492; smart=SM00838,SM00889; superfamily=50447,52540,54211,54980; tigrfam=TIGR00484) codes for MARDLKFTRNIGIAAHIDAGKTTTTERILYYAGVSHKIGEVHEGAATMDWMAQEQERGITITSAATTVEWKYRGQAYHMNIIDTPGHVDFTVEVNRSLRVLDGLVFLFSAVDGVEPQSETNWRLANNYNVARIGFVNKMDRSGADFLKVVKQVKDMLGSNAVPLQLPIGAEDGFKGVVDLINNRGIVWNEHDKGMTFTEVPIPEDMLDEVAEWREKLLESVADYDESLMEKFFEDPNSITEREILDALRAAVLDAKIVPMVCGSSFKNKGVQTMLDYVMELLPSPLDSEGVTGTNPDTGAEVLLKPSINEPFAALAFKIATDPFVGRLCFIRVYSGNLEAGSYVYNTRSESKERISRIFQMHANKQNPVPNVAAGDIAAVVGFKDIKTGDTLCEEKNPIVLESMNFPEPVIGLAIEPKTQADVDKLGMGLAKLAEEDPTFRVQTDQETGQTVISGMGELHLDILIDRLKREFKVEVNQGAPQVAYKEAIFGTTQHRETYKKQSGGRGKFADIQVIISPIDADFEKGGLQFVNEITGGSIPREFIPSVEKGFAAAMANGVLAGYPLPDMKVRLIDGSFHAVDSDALSFELAARMAYREALPKCKPTLMEPIMKIEILTPEENMGDVIGDMNRRRGQLLGMDTRNGSQVIKATVPLSEMFGYVTQLRTITSGRATSTMEFDHYEAAPKNVQDEVVAKSKGRVKSED; via the coding sequence ATGGCAAGAGATTTAAAATTTACAAGAAATATTGGAATCGCGGCTCACATTGATGCGGGTAAAACTACAACAACGGAGCGTATTCTTTATTATGCTGGTGTAAGTCATAAAATTGGTGAGGTGCACGAAGGTGCTGCAACAATGGACTGGATGGCACAAGAGCAAGAGCGTGGTATCACGATCACTTCTGCTGCAACTACGGTTGAGTGGAAATACAGAGGTCAGGCTTACCACATGAACATTATCGATACACCAGGACACGTGGATTTTACCGTAGAGGTAAACCGTTCGTTACGTGTATTAGATGGTTTAGTGTTCTTGTTTTCTGCAGTTGATGGTGTTGAGCCTCAATCAGAAACCAACTGGCGTTTGGCTAACAACTATAATGTTGCCCGTATCGGTTTCGTTAACAAAATGGACCGTTCTGGAGCTGACTTCTTAAAAGTTGTTAAACAAGTTAAAGATATGTTAGGTAGTAATGCAGTTCCATTGCAATTACCTATCGGTGCTGAAGACGGATTTAAAGGTGTGGTTGATTTGATCAACAACCGTGGTATCGTTTGGAATGAGCATGATAAAGGTATGACCTTTACTGAAGTGCCAATCCCAGAAGATATGTTAGATGAGGTTGCTGAGTGGAGAGAGAAATTACTAGAATCAGTTGCTGATTATGATGAGTCTTTAATGGAGAAATTCTTTGAAGATCCAAACTCAATCACTGAGCGCGAAATTTTAGATGCTTTACGTGCAGCTGTTTTAGATGCTAAAATCGTTCCTATGGTTTGTGGTTCATCTTTCAAAAACAAAGGTGTTCAAACCATGTTGGATTACGTGATGGAATTATTGCCTTCACCTCTTGATTCAGAAGGTGTAACAGGTACTAACCCAGATACAGGTGCTGAAGTTTTATTAAAACCAAGTATCAATGAGCCATTTGCAGCTTTAGCATTTAAAATTGCAACTGACCCATTCGTAGGCCGTTTATGTTTTATCCGTGTTTACTCGGGTAACTTAGAAGCTGGTTCTTACGTGTATAACACACGTTCAGAAAGTAAAGAGCGTATTTCCCGTATCTTCCAAATGCATGCTAACAAGCAAAACCCTGTGCCTAATGTGGCTGCTGGTGATATTGCTGCGGTAGTAGGATTTAAAGATATCAAAACTGGTGATACACTTTGTGAAGAGAAAAACCCAATCGTTCTTGAGTCTATGAACTTCCCTGAACCAGTTATCGGTTTAGCTATTGAGCCTAAAACTCAAGCTGATGTTGATAAATTAGGTATGGGCTTAGCTAAATTAGCTGAAGAAGATCCTACATTCAGGGTTCAAACTGATCAGGAAACTGGTCAAACGGTTATCTCTGGTATGGGTGAGTTACACTTAGATATTTTAATTGACCGTTTAAAACGCGAATTTAAAGTAGAGGTTAACCAAGGTGCGCCACAAGTAGCTTACAAAGAAGCAATTTTTGGTACTACTCAACACCGTGAAACTTATAAAAAACAATCTGGTGGTCGTGGTAAATTTGCCGATATCCAGGTAATTATTTCACCAATTGATGCTGATTTCGAAAAAGGTGGTTTACAGTTCGTAAACGAAATTACAGGTGGTTCAATTCCACGTGAATTTATCCCTTCAGTAGAAAAAGGATTTGCTGCTGCAATGGCTAATGGTGTATTAGCTGGTTATCCGCTTCCTGATATGAAAGTACGTTTGATTGATGGTTCATTCCACGCAGTCGATTCAGATGCTTTATCATTCGAGCTTGCTGCCCGTATGGCATATCGTGAGGCTTTACCTAAATGTAAACCTACTTTGATGGAGCCAATCATGAAAATCGAAATCTTAACTCCTGAAGAAAACATGGGTGATGTTATCGGTGATATGAACCGTCGTCGTGGTCAATTGTTAGGTATGGATACCCGTAATGGATCTCAAGTAATTAAAGCTACTGTACCACTTTCTGAAATGTTTGGTTATGTAACACAGTTACGTACAATCACTTCAGGCCGTGCAACTTCTACAATGGAATTTGACCACTATGAAGCTGCGCCTAAAAACGTACAGGACGAAGTAGTTGCTAAATCTAAAGGAAGAGTAAAATCTGAAGACTAA
- a CDS encoding small subunit ribosomal protein S10 (product_source=KO:K02946; cath_funfam=3.30.70.600; cog=COG0051; ko=KO:K02946; pfam=PF00338; smart=SM01403; superfamily=54999; tigrfam=TIGR01049): MSQRIRIKLKSYDYNLVDKSAEKIVKTVKPTGAVVSGPIPLPTEKKIFTVLRSPHVNKKAREQFQLCAYKRLLDIYSSNSKTVDALMKLELPSGVEVEIKV; this comes from the coding sequence ATGAGCCAAAGAATCAGAATTAAATTAAAATCTTACGATTACAACTTAGTAGATAAATCTGCTGAGAAAATCGTAAAAACTGTTAAGCCTACGGGTGCAGTTGTAAGTGGACCAATTCCACTTCCTACAGAGAAAAAAATCTTTACTGTTTTACGTTCTCCACACGTAAACAAAAAAGCTAGAGAGCAGTTCCAATTATGCGCTTACAAACGTTTATTGGATATTTATAGCTCTAACTCTAAAACAGTTGATGCTTTAATGAAACTTGAATTACCTAGCGGTGTTGAAGTTGAAATCAAAGTTTAA
- a CDS encoding hypothetical protein (product_source=Hypo-rule applied), translating to MAKEDKTHQGLPVEGQDFADPKEKLKETPSSHGEVANQKAGDFSELEESRMENPPKHRDENGSSKDDLDSSTEVDQSKGVQ from the coding sequence ATGGCTAAGGAAGATAAAACGCACCAAGGATTACCAGTTGAAGGACAGGATTTTGCGGATCCTAAAGAAAAACTGAAAGAAACTCCATCTTCACATGGCGAAGTTGCCAATCAAAAAGCGGGTGATTTTTCTGAACTGGAAGAAAGTAGAATGGAAAATCCACCAAAGCATCGTGATGAAAATGGATCGTCTAAAGATGATTTGGATAGTAGCACAGAGGTAGATCAAAGTAAAGGCGTACAGTAA
- a CDS encoding hypothetical protein (product_source=Hypo-rule applied) gives MEMNENKNVDPNSEINRDEADIEWDNGEATYGHKRVDFKRKDQPDESHLLKTENDPTHAVNENLNNSNLSQGEDIGNRNKNNEKGLRGKDL, from the coding sequence ATGGAAATGAACGAAAATAAAAATGTCGACCCTAATTCGGAGATTAACCGCGATGAGGCAGATATTGAATGGGATAATGGAGAGGCTACTTATGGGCATAAACGCGTCGATTTTAAGCGTAAAGATCAGCCAGATGAGTCGCATTTATTGAAAACAGAAAATGACCCTACACATGCCGTAAATGAAAATTTAAATAATTCGAATTTAAGTCAGGGTGAAGACATTGGAAACAGAAATAAAAATAACGAGAAAGGTTTGAGGGGAAAAGATTTATAA
- a CDS encoding uncharacterized coiled-coil DUF342 family protein (product_source=COG1340; cog=COG1340; superfamily=160980), producing the protein MGLLKYAILGAAAVYGFKYATKKRITDGKSLIDDFKEKAPEYVDKIKNYSEKIRQDYRQTSDLY; encoded by the coding sequence ATGGGACTATTAAAATATGCCATTTTGGGCGCAGCAGCCGTATATGGTTTTAAGTATGCCACAAAAAAGCGAATAACTGATGGAAAATCGTTGATTGATGACTTTAAGGAAAAAGCGCCAGAATACGTTGATAAGATTAAGAATTATTCTGAAAAAATAAGACAGGATTATCGTCAAACAAGTGATTTATATTGA
- a CDS encoding hypothetical protein (product_source=Hypo-rule applied) translates to MKTNIYNKEEHIEGYVGSGDEQSEKSDVQKAYEAGNDTDVVSSYGKEPSELIKGNPLAKDGRDNSGTQGKDSLSDDAYNSSDKNPTIQSAESHTGSSSDDFKTKTSINEADENHALNTGI, encoded by the coding sequence ATGAAAACGAACATATATAACAAGGAAGAGCATATTGAAGGTTATGTAGGATCAGGTGATGAACAATCAGAAAAATCTGATGTACAAAAAGCTTACGAAGCAGGTAATGATACCGACGTAGTAAGCAGTTATGGCAAAGAACCAAGCGAACTGATTAAGGGAAACCCTTTAGCCAAAGACGGCAGGGATAATTCTGGCACGCAAGGTAAAGATTCTCTTAGTGACGACGCTTACAACAGTTCGGATAAAAACCCAACCATACAGAGTGCCGAAAGTCATACCGGAAGTTCATCTGACGATTTTAAGACGAAAACCAGCATTAATGAGGCTGATGAAAACCATGCTTTAAATACAGGAATATAA
- a CDS encoding hypothetical protein (product_source=Hypo-rule applied) produces the protein MVKHKASGKIYIIQLKDIFIFATKLNKQIMKKILLTLAILCCFTVLTKAQFEGSKQIFESPKLKETIKTQKTVAILPFEVKISYRKQPKNFNAEANKSQEESMARSIQASMYTFLLRKASDYTVTFQDVDKTNILLKKAGVLGKLDETTKDELAKILGVDAVIGGRFETEQTKSEAGAIASAVLFGGFGGKSGTGTMFLTINNGADGELMWRFFKTMDDSIMSSTDDMVERMMRKISRNFPYKS, from the coding sequence ATGGTTAAGCATAAAGCTTCAGGTAAAATTTATATTATACAATTAAAAGATATTTTTATATTCGCTACAAAATTAAACAAACAAATAATGAAGAAAATCTTATTAACGCTCGCTATCTTATGCTGCTTTACGGTTTTAACCAAAGCACAATTTGAAGGCTCGAAGCAAATTTTTGAAAGTCCGAAACTAAAGGAAACAATCAAAACACAAAAAACTGTAGCCATCTTGCCTTTCGAGGTAAAAATTTCTTACCGGAAACAACCAAAAAACTTCAACGCAGAAGCAAACAAAAGCCAGGAAGAGTCGATGGCAAGATCGATACAGGCCAGTATGTACACCTTTTTGTTAAGGAAAGCCTCTGACTATACCGTAACTTTCCAGGATGTTGACAAAACAAATATCTTATTAAAAAAAGCAGGTGTTTTAGGTAAGTTAGATGAAACAACCAAAGATGAACTAGCCAAAATACTTGGTGTTGATGCGGTTATCGGTGGACGTTTTGAAACTGAGCAAACTAAATCTGAAGCTGGTGCAATCGCCTCAGCTGTTTTATTTGGTGGCTTTGGAGGGAAATCTGGAACAGGCACCATGTTCTTAACCATAAACAATGGAGCGGACGGAGAGTTAATGTGGCGTTTCTTTAAAACAATGGACGATTCCATCATGAGCTCTACCGATGATATGGTAGAACGGATGATGCGAAAAATATCACGGAATTTCCCATATAAAAGTTAA
- a CDS encoding dGTPase (product_source=KO:K01129; cath_funfam=1.10.3210.10; cog=COG0232; ko=KO:K01129; pfam=PF01966,PF13286; smart=SM00471; superfamily=109604; tigrfam=TIGR01353), producing the protein MEWKYLLSNKRYGQEQYGASTDRARSDFQRDYDRLIFSSPFRRLQNKTQVFPLPGSVFVHNRLTHSLEVASVARSMANIFLKSVEEQQPQLIKDVSLINEVGNIVAAAALAHDLGNPAFGHSGEAAISRYFTDGDGKVYQKEMNESQWHDLINFEGNANAIRILTHPLKGKGNDAYALTYSTLASIAKYPCASIAGKQKGVLHRKKYGFFQSEEETFKKIAEELNLEKEESEYLIYKRHPLVYLVEAADDICYSIIDLEDAHRLKILSYEEVKRYLLPFANSTTIEDRLKNDYEDDDAKIGLLRAKAINTLTNECAGIFFREQEKLLKGELNQSLTDLLPEPYISAWKAVEKISVERIYNFSSVIQKEVAGYKIMAGLLEEFVPALIHNNTHYYKKLVKLIPKQYHTDLTDIYSIIQSVLDFVSGMTDLYAVDLYRNIKGISFPSET; encoded by the coding sequence ATGGAGTGGAAATATTTACTTTCGAATAAGAGATACGGACAAGAACAATATGGTGCCAGCACAGATCGGGCACGGTCTGATTTTCAGCGTGATTATGACCGGTTGATTTTTTCGTCTCCTTTTAGAAGATTGCAGAATAAAACCCAGGTTTTCCCATTGCCAGGAAGTGTTTTTGTACATAACCGTTTAACACATAGTTTAGAGGTTGCAAGTGTGGCCCGCTCCATGGCTAATATTTTTTTAAAAAGTGTAGAAGAGCAACAACCGCAATTGATTAAAGATGTTTCTCTAATTAACGAAGTAGGTAATATCGTAGCTGCCGCTGCACTGGCGCATGATTTGGGAAACCCAGCTTTTGGGCATTCGGGCGAAGCAGCTATTTCACGATATTTTACCGATGGCGATGGGAAAGTTTATCAGAAAGAAATGAACGAATCGCAATGGCACGATTTAATTAATTTTGAAGGTAATGCAAATGCCATCCGGATTCTTACCCATCCATTAAAAGGAAAAGGCAACGATGCTTATGCGTTAACCTATTCTACTTTGGCTTCCATTGCAAAATATCCTTGCGCCTCAATTGCGGGTAAACAAAAAGGAGTGCTGCACCGTAAGAAATACGGTTTCTTTCAATCAGAAGAAGAAACTTTTAAAAAGATCGCAGAAGAGCTCAATTTAGAGAAAGAAGAAAGCGAATACCTCATTTACAAGCGCCATCCTTTGGTTTATCTGGTAGAGGCCGCCGATGATATCTGCTACAGCATCATTGATTTGGAAGATGCACACCGTTTAAAGATACTTTCTTACGAAGAAGTTAAGCGTTATCTGCTGCCTTTTGCCAATTCTACCACCATCGAAGATCGTTTAAAAAATGATTATGAAGACGACGATGCAAAAATCGGTCTATTAAGGGCAAAAGCAATTAACACGCTAACCAACGAGTGCGCAGGTATATTTTTTAGGGAACAAGAAAAATTATTGAAAGGTGAGCTTAATCAAAGTTTAACCGATTTATTGCCCGAACCCTATATTTCTGCCTGGAAAGCAGTAGAAAAAATTTCTGTTGAGCGTATCTACAATTTCTCATCGGTTATACAGAAAGAGGTTGCCGGTTACAAAATTATGGCCGGTTTATTAGAAGAGTTTGTTCCTGCGCTTATTCATAACAATACACACTATTATAAAAAACTGGTTAAACTTATTCCTAAACAATATCATACCGATTTGACTGATATTTATTCTATCATACAGAGCGTATTGGATTTCGTTTCGGGTATGACCGATTTGTACGCAGTTGATCTATACCGCAATATAAAGGGAATATCTTTTCCTTCGGAAACCTAA
- a CDS encoding hypothetical protein (product_source=Hypo-rule applied; cleavage_site_network=SignalP-noTM; ko=KO:K21449; pfam=PF01391; superfamily=49464,69349) produces MKKLLLIAFLSIGFTLAVKAQTPQQFNYQGAARNANGTPLANKNIALRISILDGSSTGTIQYSEVRNVMTNALGLYTLAIGATGASSVSGTIAGVTWASGLKFVKVEIDPDNGTNFSLAGTAQLLSVPYALYAANGPTGPKGDPGVAGPAGAQGIAGDAGATGAAGAQGAVGATGPQGAKGDTGATGATGLQGLQGIPGLKGDKGDKGDIGPVGPSTGIAGGDLTGNYPNPTIANLQGKTLNATSPINNQVLLFDGTVWKPVTLDVSQLSGAKALISTDLSISANGATALLKDVVVDINTGAVSTLKLADGAVTSVKIGSKEVKNVNIDDAAVNTLQLADGSVATPKLADASVTMAKLTTDGVSDANKVYITNATTGKPELISRTLFANANAWALKGNTGSMDQNNNFLGNTDDVAINFLVNGLKSGRLGNSSENNISYGYKTLTANVSGFYNSAFGREALSVNISGYENSAFGYLVLQRSFSAINNSGFGSQALAINTVGSNNTAIGTHTLMANRTGISNTAIGSLALEASNGDNNTALGYAAGSKNNGAGNVFIGSNAAANSTNANNTLVVANSSTSYPLIAGDFAANGGALTINGTAAASSVAYAPANASTLNINGSLAASVLTYTTAGTLTLDASHYTVRIKNAGLAVSVNLPTASGCKGRIYVIVKALSSGDVTLNNAVLLNDDSSVTTITGAKTFTIQSDGSAWISLN; encoded by the coding sequence ATGAAAAAACTTTTGCTAATTGCTTTTTTAAGCATAGGGTTCACCTTAGCTGTTAAAGCGCAAACCCCACAACAATTTAACTATCAAGGAGCAGCAAGAAATGCCAATGGCACTCCACTGGCCAATAAAAATATAGCCCTGCGGATTAGTATTTTAGATGGATCCTCAACAGGAACCATTCAATACTCGGAAGTAAGAAATGTAATGACCAATGCTTTAGGTTTATATACATTAGCTATTGGGGCTACTGGTGCAAGTTCGGTTAGTGGCACAATTGCTGGGGTGACTTGGGCGAGTGGATTAAAGTTTGTTAAGGTCGAAATCGATCCTGATAACGGTACAAATTTTAGTTTGGCCGGAACCGCACAATTGCTAAGTGTTCCATATGCCCTTTATGCTGCCAATGGACCAACCGGACCCAAAGGAGATCCGGGTGTAGCAGGTCCTGCTGGTGCACAAGGTATTGCAGGCGATGCAGGAGCAACTGGTGCTGCCGGTGCACAAGGAGCAGTAGGTGCAACAGGTCCACAAGGAGCGAAAGGAGATACAGGGGCAACGGGAGCTACCGGATTACAAGGTTTGCAGGGCATACCTGGCCTAAAAGGGGATAAGGGGGATAAAGGTGACATAGGCCCAGTTGGTCCATCAACCGGAATAGCTGGCGGCGATTTAACAGGGAATTATCCAAATCCTACAATCGCCAATCTTCAGGGGAAAACATTAAATGCCACTTCACCGATCAATAATCAGGTGCTTCTATTTGATGGGACTGTATGGAAGCCGGTAACATTGGATGTGAGTCAATTGTCGGGCGCTAAAGCATTAATCTCAACTGATTTGAGTATTAGTGCTAATGGCGCTACTGCTTTATTGAAAGATGTAGTAGTTGATATCAACACGGGGGCGGTTAGCACACTTAAACTGGCAGATGGGGCAGTAACCTCTGTAAAAATTGGAAGTAAAGAAGTTAAAAACGTTAATATCGATGATGCCGCAGTAAATACACTACAGCTGGCTGATGGGTCGGTAGCTACACCAAAACTTGCTGATGCATCTGTTACGATGGCTAAATTAACTACTGATGGGGTGAGCGATGCAAACAAAGTGTATATCACCAACGCAACAACGGGAAAACCCGAATTAATCAGCAGGACATTATTTGCAAATGCAAATGCCTGGGCATTAAAAGGGAATACTGGCAGCATGGATCAAAACAATAATTTCCTAGGTAATACAGACGACGTAGCCATCAACTTTCTGGTTAACGGTTTAAAATCTGGCCGTTTAGGTAATTCATCCGAAAACAATATTTCTTACGGTTATAAAACACTTACCGCGAATGTATCTGGCTTTTACAACAGTGCATTTGGACGCGAAGCATTATCTGTCAACATTTCAGGTTACGAAAACAGCGCTTTCGGTTACCTGGTGTTACAGCGCAGTTTTAGTGCGATCAACAACAGCGGCTTTGGCTCGCAGGCATTAGCGATTAATACGGTAGGCTCCAATAACACTGCAATTGGCACGCATACGCTAATGGCCAACAGAACTGGTATATCAAACACAGCTATTGGAAGTTTGGCGCTTGAAGCCAGTAATGGCGACAATAATACGGCACTAGGTTACGCCGCCGGTTCGAAAAACAATGGGGCAGGGAATGTTTTCATCGGAAGCAATGCTGCTGCTAACAGCACAAATGCAAATAATACCTTAGTAGTCGCTAACTCCAGTACCTCATACCCACTAATCGCTGGCGATTTTGCAGCAAATGGTGGCGCATTAACCATTAATGGAACTGCCGCTGCATCTTCTGTAGCTTATGCACCAGCAAATGCAAGTACTTTAAACATCAATGGTTCTCTTGCAGCAAGTGTTTTAACCTATACTACAGCCGGAACCCTAACACTCGATGCCAGTCATTACACAGTCAGGATAAAAAATGCAGGTTTGGCGGTGAGTGTTAATCTCCCAACGGCCTCTGGCTGTAAAGGAAGGATTTATGTAATTGTGAAAGCTTTATCATCAGGTGATGTTACGTTAAACAATGCTGTTTTGTTGAATGATGATTCTAGTGTAACCACCATTACAGGTGCAAAAACTTTCACCATTCAAAGCGATGGATCGGCGTGGATCTCTTTAAACTAA
- a CDS encoding gliding motility-associated-like protein (product_source=TIGR04131; cleavage_site_network=SignalP-TM; pfam=PF13585; superfamily=69318; tigrfam=TIGR04131; transmembrane_helix_parts=Inside_1_6,TMhelix_7_29,Outside_30_168): MMRRISYLLVFFTMVFFWGNANAQSLPYVVNSASGSGKINNQLYDFSIGEMVLVQTLQAANTTLTQGFLQPFLIIQTTAEVAIVNNILTPNGDGKNDFFVVKGLEKYPNNKLSIFDRGGRLIYTTLGYQNNWDGYFNGKPLTEDTYYYMLDLGADGSIKGFISILYKK, from the coding sequence ATGATGAGAAGAATATCCTATTTGCTTGTTTTCTTTACTATGGTGTTTTTCTGGGGAAACGCAAACGCACAAAGTTTGCCTTATGTAGTGAATTCGGCCAGTGGCAGCGGTAAGATTAACAATCAATTATACGATTTTAGTATTGGTGAAATGGTACTGGTGCAAACTTTACAGGCTGCCAACACTACATTGACTCAAGGGTTTTTACAGCCTTTTCTGATTATACAGACCACAGCCGAGGTAGCCATTGTAAATAATATCCTTACTCCAAACGGAGACGGAAAAAACGATTTTTTTGTAGTTAAGGGTTTAGAAAAGTATCCTAACAACAAACTATCCATTTTTGATAGGGGAGGAAGGTTGATTTATACTACCCTAGGTTATCAAAACAACTGGGATGGTTATTTTAACGGAAAGCCGCTTACAGAAGATACTTATTATTATATGCTCGATTTGGGGGCAGATGGTTCTATTAAAGGTTTTATATCAATCCTATATAAAAAATAA
- a CDS encoding type IX secretion system PorP/SprF family membrane protein (product_source=TIGR03519; cleavage_site_network=SignalP-noTM; pfam=PF11751; superfamily=49384; tigrfam=TIGR03519; transmembrane_helix_parts=Inside_1_6,TMhelix_7_29,Outside_30_295): MKKMKCYMAGLLFLFVTPAFAQLNPMGSIYYQNQFLANPAMAGLETGLNLNAAFKTQWAGVDGAPKIQYLTGDYGLANNKVGLGILFYNEGAGAINRTRATVTYAYHLPLNGGTNFLDFGLSAGIMNEWIDFGKAKGDLDDDVLNSFNDRRLYLDGDFGVAYRSDKLTLQAALPNLKRFFKRDVLRNVVDRSIYFIAAGYKFTTDKVINSIEPKLVYRGVQNYDGIFDAGVNLQFLENKLMLNGIYHSTNSFTAGFGANYKNQFSVLFQYTTNTSKMQSYSNGEFEVGLKYSIKN; the protein is encoded by the coding sequence GTGAAAAAAATGAAATGTTATATGGCGGGGCTGTTGTTTTTGTTTGTTACACCAGCATTTGCCCAGCTTAATCCCATGGGGAGCATCTACTACCAGAACCAGTTTTTGGCTAACCCGGCAATGGCAGGTTTAGAAACCGGACTAAATTTAAATGCAGCATTTAAAACGCAGTGGGCGGGAGTAGATGGGGCACCAAAAATTCAGTATTTAACTGGCGACTATGGTTTGGCTAATAATAAAGTAGGTTTGGGCATTCTTTTTTACAATGAAGGAGCAGGTGCCATTAACCGTACCAGGGCAACTGTAACTTATGCTTATCATTTGCCTTTAAATGGTGGGACTAACTTCTTGGATTTTGGTCTATCTGCCGGCATTATGAATGAGTGGATTGATTTTGGTAAAGCCAAAGGCGATTTAGACGACGATGTACTCAATAGCTTTAATGATCGTAGATTATATCTGGATGGCGATTTTGGAGTAGCTTACCGCTCCGATAAATTGACACTACAGGCTGCTTTGCCTAATCTTAAACGGTTTTTTAAAAGAGATGTACTGCGAAACGTGGTAGACCGATCAATTTATTTTATCGCAGCCGGTTATAAATTCACAACCGATAAAGTAATCAACAGTATTGAACCGAAATTGGTGTATAGAGGGGTGCAGAATTATGATGGTATTTTTGATGCCGGTGTAAATCTTCAGTTTTTAGAGAATAAGTTAATGCTTAACGGCATATATCATAGCACCAACAGTTTTACAGCTGGTTTTGGTGCAAACTACAAAAACCAATTTTCGGTTTTATTCCAGTACACGACCAATACTTCAAAAATGCAGAGTTATAGCAATGGCGAATTTGAGGTGGGTTTGAAGTACAGTATCAAAAATTAA